In a genomic window of Gloeocapsopsis dulcis:
- a CDS encoding ammonium transporter gives MKLKLKHKKKWRNDRKRPQASRYASSSSVRTSTFFTQLQKAIKRLSPTWRACIPLSIFIVLAWGYAAVAQDAPAASPDRTTQDLLDLRVGLDTLWVCVAAFLVFFMNAGFGMLETGFCRQKNAVNILSKNLIVFALSTIAFWAIGFALMFGDGNAFFGTNGWFLTGADNSPSTGDAYQGVFSALNWTGVPLAAKFLFQLVFAGTAATIVSGAVAERIKFVDFLIFSLLLVGIAYPITGHWIWGGGWLTDAGFWDFAGSTVVHSVGGWAALTGAAILGPRLGKYQDGVSVAMPGHNMSIAMLGCLILWLGWFGFNPGSTMAVSPSIAHIAVTTNIAASTGGIAATIVAWLYLGKPDLSMIINGILAGLVAITAPCAFVSLPWAAVIGFIAGVIVVFSVTWFDKIRIDDPVGATSVHLVCGVWGTLAVGLFAEGPGGALNIYEEGAGPIRGLLLGGGFGALVPQIIGVLAVGGFTVLVTTIFWYILKATLGIRVTPREEVEGLDISEHGMEAYSGFLKEADASGMADPSVYGATRRPGDVSSTY, from the coding sequence ATGAAGCTAAAACTAAAGCACAAGAAGAAATGGAGAAATGATAGAAAGCGACCGCAGGCAAGTCGGTACGCTAGTAGCTCCTCTGTAAGAACAAGTACATTTTTTACGCAGTTGCAGAAGGCAATCAAGCGACTGTCTCCTACTTGGCGAGCCTGCATTCCGCTGTCAATTTTTATTGTATTAGCTTGGGGTTATGCTGCTGTTGCCCAAGATGCTCCTGCAGCTAGTCCCGATCGCACAACACAAGATTTATTAGATCTTAGGGTAGGCTTAGACACCCTATGGGTGTGTGTTGCTGCCTTTCTAGTGTTCTTTATGAACGCTGGTTTCGGAATGCTAGAAACCGGCTTCTGCCGTCAGAAAAATGCTGTCAACATTCTGTCTAAAAACTTGATCGTGTTTGCATTGTCTACCATTGCTTTCTGGGCGATCGGATTTGCACTCATGTTTGGCGATGGTAATGCTTTTTTTGGCACAAATGGTTGGTTTTTGACAGGTGCAGACAATAGCCCATCAACAGGAGATGCCTACCAAGGTGTCTTTAGCGCTTTAAACTGGACAGGCGTACCTCTAGCCGCAAAATTCTTGTTCCAGTTGGTATTTGCTGGAACAGCAGCAACGATTGTCTCTGGAGCCGTTGCTGAGCGCATCAAGTTTGTTGACTTTTTGATTTTTAGTCTTTTACTCGTAGGAATCGCTTATCCGATCACTGGTCACTGGATTTGGGGTGGTGGTTGGCTAACTGATGCTGGGTTCTGGGATTTTGCTGGTTCAACCGTAGTTCACTCAGTCGGTGGTTGGGCAGCGCTAACGGGAGCAGCGATTTTGGGTCCCCGCTTGGGTAAATACCAAGATGGTGTTTCTGTCGCCATGCCAGGACACAACATGAGTATTGCGATGTTGGGTTGTCTCATCCTGTGGTTAGGCTGGTTTGGGTTTAACCCTGGTTCTACGATGGCAGTAAGTCCTAGCATTGCGCATATTGCTGTAACAACAAATATTGCCGCTTCAACAGGTGGTATTGCGGCGACAATCGTTGCTTGGCTATACCTTGGTAAGCCTGACTTATCAATGATTATTAATGGTATCTTGGCAGGTTTAGTGGCAATTACCGCACCTTGTGCATTTGTGAGCTTGCCTTGGGCAGCAGTGATTGGTTTCATTGCTGGTGTTATTGTTGTCTTCTCCGTTACTTGGTTTGATAAAATCCGCATTGACGATCCTGTAGGTGCTACTTCAGTTCACCTCGTTTGCGGTGTCTGGGGAACGCTTGCAGTTGGTTTATTTGCTGAAGGACCTGGCGGTGCTTTGAATATTTACGAAGAAGGTGCAGGTCCCATCCGTGGCTTATTACTTGGTGGTGGATTTGGAGCATTGGTGCCGCAAATCATTGGCGTTCTCGCGGTTGGTGGCTTCACGGTTTTGGTTACGACGATCTTCTGGTATATCTTGAAGGCTACTTTGGGTATCCGAGTCACACCTCGAGAAGAAGTCGAAGGTTTGGATATCAGCGAGCACGGAATGGAAGCTTATAGTGGTTTCCTCAAAGAGGCAGATGCGAGTGGAATGGCAGATCCTAGTGTGTACGGTGCTACACGACGTCCTGGTGATGTTTCTAGTACATACTAA
- the purE gene encoding 5-(carboxyamino)imidazole ribonucleotide mutase, with protein MTQPLIGIIMGSDSDLPTMQEAIAVCTEFDVACEVAIVSAHRTPERMVEYAKSAHQRAIKVIIAGAGGAAHLPGMVAALTPLPVIGVPVPSRHLQGVDSLYSIVQMPAGIPVATVAIGNAKNAGLLAVQILATHSPELLQQVQAYRAALTATVMEKQDKLEEVGYQNYLSNL; from the coding sequence ATGACTCAACCTCTTATTGGCATTATCATGGGCAGCGATTCCGATTTGCCCACTATGCAAGAGGCGATCGCAGTTTGTACCGAATTTGATGTGGCGTGTGAAGTGGCGATCGTGTCAGCGCATCGTACGCCTGAGCGCATGGTAGAATACGCCAAATCTGCTCACCAGCGCGCCATTAAAGTCATCATTGCAGGTGCAGGTGGGGCGGCGCATTTACCAGGGATGGTTGCTGCTTTAACTCCTTTACCCGTGATCGGAGTTCCTGTGCCTAGCCGCCATTTACAAGGAGTTGATTCGCTCTACTCGATTGTACAGATGCCAGCAGGTATCCCTGTTGCTACTGTTGCGATCGGCAATGCTAAAAATGCTGGATTACTTGCAGTGCAAATTCTCGCCACTCACAGTCCTGAGTTACTTCAACAAGTGCAAGCATATCGTGCTGCTTTAACTGCCACTGTGATGGAAAAGCAAGACAAACTTGAGGAAGTAGGCTATCAAAATTACTTATCTAATTTGTAA
- a CDS encoding helix-turn-helix domain-containing protein, translating to MANLSLIDLEELAEGYDVEVKKAAGHDGQGECPKSFFESYVAMANTQGGVIFLGLMSYLKENLMLLALLTHPTY from the coding sequence ATGGCAAACCTGAGTCTAATAGACCTTGAAGAATTAGCTGAGGGCTATGATGTCGAAGTTAAAAAAGCTGCAGGTCATGATGGGCAAGGTGAATGTCCCAAAAGCTTCTTCGAGTCTTATGTTGCAATGGCAAATACTCAAGGTGGAGTAATTTTTTTAGGATTGATGAGCTATCTAAAAGAAAATTTGATGTTACTGGCATTGCTAACCCATCCAACGTATTAA
- a CDS encoding TspO/MBR family protein, whose translation MIRSWMVIGAVAFLVALAANFFTRGDRRWFQHLRRPGWLTFEPLIPIIWTIIFICGAWSAYLVWEANPGANFTWLLMGCYLLLEIVTVAYNPVMFRTRSLKVGTILGGTGVIIGLLLALTVLPISGWAALLLVPYLLWSPIGTYTTWVMMHLNPADV comes from the coding sequence ATGATTAGGTCGTGGATGGTAATTGGAGCTGTAGCTTTTCTTGTTGCACTTGCTGCTAATTTTTTTACAAGAGGCGATCGCCGCTGGTTCCAACACTTGCGTCGCCCTGGATGGTTGACGTTTGAGCCATTAATTCCAATTATCTGGACAATTATTTTTATCTGTGGCGCTTGGTCAGCATATCTTGTTTGGGAAGCTAATCCTGGTGCTAATTTTACCTGGCTGTTAATGGGGTGTTATTTATTACTAGAAATAGTGACTGTTGCCTACAATCCAGTCATGTTTAGAACTCGTAGCCTTAAGGTGGGAACTATTCTCGGTGGTACTGGTGTAATTATTGGTCTTTTGTTAGCACTCACTGTGTTACCAATTTCTGGTTGGGCAGCGTTGTTACTTGTACCGTACTTGCTTTGGAGTCCAATTGGTACATATACTACTTGGGTAATGATGCACCTCAATCCTGCCGATGTGTAG
- the nagA gene encoding N-acetylglucosamine-6-phosphate deacetylase codes for MTESIAPIANLNIINARLPGYLDLQQICIAQDRITQILPMSEGKPARGLDVAGDWISLGGVDLQINGALGLAFPEIEARDFPKLEAICKFLWQQGVDGFLPTLVTTSIENFQRSLAVIAEFMQSQTQPQQAKVLGVHLEGPFLNYQKRGAHPAEYLLPLTIEQVQRVIGDYASIVKVITLAPELDATGEAIAYLRSLGITISLSHSQATADEAQRAFERGATMVTHAFNAMPGLHHREPGLLGAAIVHPGVWCGLIADGQHVCPIMLKILLQASGYEQKIFLVSDALAPLGLPDGAYPWDTRQITVNRGTAKLADGTLAGTTLPLLVGVQNLVDWGVCDAGSAIALATTAPRKAIHLPEFIGNPATQLLRWNWNETIKELTWCRLESVLVASD; via the coding sequence ATGACAGAATCAATAGCACCGATCGCTAACTTGAATATTATTAATGCACGGCTACCAGGTTATCTAGACTTACAGCAAATTTGTATTGCTCAGGACAGGATAACTCAGATATTACCGATGAGTGAAGGAAAACCAGCGCGGGGTTTAGACGTTGCTGGAGATTGGATTTCTTTAGGAGGCGTTGATTTACAAATTAATGGTGCGCTGGGGCTTGCTTTTCCTGAAATTGAAGCCAGAGATTTTCCCAAATTAGAAGCAATCTGTAAGTTTTTGTGGCAACAGGGAGTTGATGGTTTTTTACCGACACTGGTGACAACTTCGATAGAGAATTTTCAGCGATCGCTTGCTGTCATTGCCGAATTTATGCAAAGTCAGACCCAGCCGCAACAAGCCAAAGTTTTGGGAGTGCATTTAGAAGGACCATTTCTGAATTACCAGAAGCGCGGTGCGCACCCCGCCGAGTATTTGTTACCACTGACAATCGAACAAGTTCAGCGTGTTATTGGTGACTATGCGTCGATCGTCAAAGTTATCACCTTAGCACCCGAATTAGACGCTACTGGCGAAGCGATCGCCTATCTTCGTTCACTTGGTATTACAATCAGCCTCAGTCACTCCCAAGCTACCGCAGACGAAGCACAACGCGCCTTTGAACGTGGGGCAACAATGGTAACTCATGCATTTAACGCGATGCCAGGACTTCATCATCGCGAACCAGGGCTGTTGGGTGCGGCGATCGTCCATCCTGGTGTTTGGTGTGGCTTAATTGCCGATGGACAGCACGTTTGTCCAATAATGCTGAAAATTTTGCTTCAAGCAAGCGGTTACGAACAAAAAATCTTTCTTGTCAGCGACGCCTTAGCACCTCTAGGGTTGCCCGATGGCGCTTACCCTTGGGATACGCGCCAAATTACGGTCAATCGTGGTACAGCAAAATTAGCTGACGGCACTCTAGCGGGAACAACACTGCCCTTGCTCGTAGGAGTCCAAAATTTGGTAGATTGGGGTGTTTGTGATGCTGGAAGTGCGATCGCGCTTGCTACAACAGCACCCCGTAAAGCAATTCACTTACCAGAATTCATCGGTAATCCTGCAACCCAACTACTACGCTGGAACTGGAATGAAACTATAAAAGAACTGACTTGGTGCAGATTAGAGAGTGTATTAGTGGCTAGTGATTAG
- a CDS encoding Uma2 family endonuclease — protein MSAIAQTSSQLAISYPLLPDDFPLPDDPVENTDQPLLAAALRQPLTAFPNLMQDALVVSNFALCAAIEERIICKAPDWMYVRPVKPWQSSQARRSYTPNTEGTVPQVVMEFLSATYGEEYSVEFTEGVGKWFFYEQVIQVPRYIIFRPDTGRIEVYALESRRYQLELPNASERYWIPGLELFLGVWEGTHEGRTGYWLRWWNAQGELLLWSEERAEQERQRAERLAERLRQLGVDPEV, from the coding sequence GTGTCTGCGATCGCTCAAACTTCTTCCCAACTGGCTATTTCCTATCCTTTGCTACCTGACGATTTTCCCTTGCCGGATGATCCAGTGGAAAATACAGATCAGCCTTTATTGGCAGCTGCTTTGCGCCAGCCTTTGACAGCGTTTCCCAATTTAATGCAGGATGCTCTGGTTGTTTCTAACTTTGCTTTGTGTGCCGCGATTGAGGAACGCATTATCTGCAAAGCGCCAGATTGGATGTACGTGCGCCCTGTAAAACCTTGGCAGTCGTCTCAAGCTCGCCGCAGCTATACTCCTAATACTGAAGGAACAGTTCCCCAAGTAGTAATGGAGTTTCTCTCTGCTACCTATGGTGAAGAATACTCGGTTGAGTTTACAGAAGGGGTAGGCAAGTGGTTCTTTTACGAGCAAGTGATTCAAGTCCCTCGTTATATTATTTTTCGACCGGATACAGGGCGGATTGAAGTTTATGCGCTAGAGTCTAGACGTTATCAACTCGAATTGCCAAACGCATCAGAGCGTTACTGGATTCCTGGTTTAGAGCTATTTCTAGGGGTCTGGGAGGGAACACACGAAGGCAGAACTGGCTATTGGCTGCGCTGGTGGAATGCTCAGGGAGAGTTACTGTTGTGGTCGGAAGAACGGGCAGAACAAGAACGCCAACGGGCGGAAAGATTAGCAGAACGGCTACGTCAGCTGGGAGTAGACCCAGAAGTTTGA
- a CDS encoding 4-hydroxy-3-methylbut-2-enyl diphosphate reductase, protein MDTKAFKRSLQHSQNYHRKGFGHQVEVATQLQSEYQSNLVQEIRENNYTLQRGDVTIYLAKAFGFCWGVERAVAMAYETRQHFPQERIWITNEIIHNPSVNQRLREMQVGFIPVEDGNKDFSIVASGDVVILPAFGASVQEMQLLNDKDCTIVDTTCPWVSKVWNTVEKHKKGEHTSIIHGKYNHEETLATSSFAGKYLIVLNLAQAEYVADYILNGGDKNEFLAKFSRACSAGFDPDRDLERVGIANQTTMLKSETEQIGKLFEHTMLKKYGPTKLNDHFQSFNTICDATQERQDAMFELVEEKLDLMVVIGGFNSSNTTHLQEIAVERQIPSYHIDSVDRIGPGNCVEHRQLSGDLAVTENWLPEGAIAIGVTSGASTPDKVVADIIQNIFDIKCS, encoded by the coding sequence ATGGATACAAAAGCTTTTAAGCGATCGCTCCAACATTCACAAAATTACCACCGTAAAGGATTTGGACATCAAGTAGAAGTCGCCACGCAGCTGCAATCTGAATATCAAAGCAATCTGGTGCAGGAAATTCGCGAGAATAACTACACGCTGCAACGCGGTGATGTCACAATTTATTTAGCTAAAGCGTTTGGTTTTTGCTGGGGTGTGGAACGTGCTGTTGCTATGGCTTACGAAACTCGCCAGCACTTTCCTCAAGAAAGAATTTGGATTACTAACGAAATTATTCACAATCCTTCAGTCAATCAGCGCCTACGGGAAATGCAAGTTGGCTTTATTCCTGTAGAAGATGGCAATAAAGACTTTTCGATTGTTGCATCAGGAGATGTTGTGATTCTCCCTGCTTTTGGTGCGAGTGTTCAAGAAATGCAACTGTTGAATGACAAAGATTGCACAATTGTCGATACCACTTGCCCTTGGGTTTCCAAAGTTTGGAATACAGTAGAAAAGCACAAGAAAGGCGAACACACCTCGATTATTCATGGTAAATACAACCACGAAGAAACTCTAGCAACAAGTTCTTTTGCAGGCAAATATTTGATCGTGTTGAATTTGGCACAAGCTGAGTATGTTGCCGATTACATTCTCAATGGCGGTGATAAAAACGAATTTTTAGCAAAATTTAGCCGCGCTTGTTCCGCAGGATTTGACCCCGATCGCGACTTAGAACGAGTCGGAATTGCCAACCAAACAACAATGCTCAAAAGTGAAACCGAGCAAATTGGTAAGCTATTTGAGCATACAATGTTGAAAAAATATGGTCCGACAAAGTTAAACGACCATTTTCAAAGCTTTAATACGATTTGCGATGCGACACAAGAGCGTCAGGATGCCATGTTTGAGCTTGTAGAAGAGAAGCTAGACTTAATGGTTGTGATTGGCGGCTTCAATTCTTCTAACACGACACACTTGCAAGAAATTGCCGTTGAACGCCAAATTCCGTCATATCACATTGACAGTGTCGATCGCATTGGTCCAGGGAATTGTGTAGAACACAGACAACTAAGTGGCGATCTGGCAGTAACTGAAAATTGGCTACCAGAAGGTGCGATCGCAATTGGAGTGACTTCTGGAGCCTCTACTCCTGATAAAGTTGTGGCAGATATTATTCAAAACATATTTGATATTAAATGCAGTTGA
- a CDS encoding ATP-binding protein, which produces MVEVINIQSKQVIRVQVPRARRTQRPVYIKQNPLTGTYRRNYEGDYLCDEETVRRMLAEQVEDVRDARLLEGYSFEDLNLNTFNVYRNLFKATKPDHPWLELDDREFLRSIGGWGRDRQTGVEGLRLAGLLMFGKLRSILDAVPNYVVDYQESPRPKTEARWVDRLTTDGTWSGNLYDFYRRVIQKLFADLKVPFKLKGTERIDETPVHEALREALVNTLIHADYTGRVSILVVKRPDMFGFRNPGSMRLPLEEVKQGGISDCRNRNLQKMFQLVGLGEQAGSGIPRIYNNWKQQHWRLPELWEQLEPEQTLLSMKMVSLLPEETLKKLDDRFGSPFRELSNDQMLALVTVANEGKVTHARLKDMTTAHPRDLSQVLSSLVRDGFLESDGATRGTFYFFPGEPPCSDDNLVEHSYRLDIESSGKDLLSSSDHLPASSDHLPASSDHLSSLSALAAPVREKGKASKELMQEVILKLCRKQFLTQKELAELLDRSPNTLRTSYLNQMVSDGQLELKYPDKLTHPYQAYRTRRA; this is translated from the coding sequence ATGGTAGAAGTCATCAATATTCAGAGCAAACAAGTAATTCGAGTACAAGTACCACGAGCAAGACGAACGCAGCGCCCAGTCTATATAAAACAAAATCCTTTAACAGGAACCTATCGACGCAACTACGAAGGCGATTACCTCTGCGATGAAGAGACAGTTAGGCGGATGTTAGCCGAGCAAGTCGAAGATGTACGAGATGCTAGGCTGCTGGAGGGTTACAGTTTTGAAGATTTAAATCTCAACACATTTAACGTTTATCGAAATCTGTTTAAGGCTACTAAACCTGATCATCCTTGGCTCGAGCTGGATGATCGAGAATTTCTTCGGTCTATTGGTGGGTGGGGTCGTGATCGGCAAACTGGAGTAGAAGGTCTTAGACTTGCTGGTCTACTTATGTTTGGGAAGCTACGCTCAATTCTCGATGCTGTCCCTAATTATGTAGTTGATTATCAGGAAAGTCCTCGACCTAAGACTGAGGCTCGTTGGGTAGACCGATTGACAACAGACGGAACGTGGTCAGGTAATCTTTATGATTTTTACCGACGGGTGATTCAAAAGCTTTTCGCAGACCTTAAAGTTCCTTTCAAACTTAAAGGAACGGAGCGTATAGATGAAACACCTGTGCACGAAGCATTACGTGAGGCTTTAGTAAACACACTGATTCATGCAGATTATACCGGACGGGTGTCAATCCTTGTGGTAAAACGACCAGATATGTTTGGTTTTCGCAACCCCGGTTCTATGCGTTTACCACTAGAAGAAGTTAAACAAGGGGGAATTAGTGACTGCCGAAATCGCAACTTACAAAAGATGTTTCAACTGGTTGGACTAGGAGAGCAAGCAGGCTCAGGAATACCTAGAATATACAATAACTGGAAGCAACAACATTGGCGATTACCTGAGCTTTGGGAGCAATTGGAGCCGGAGCAGACTTTACTATCTATGAAAATGGTGAGTCTGCTCCCCGAAGAAACCCTCAAAAAGCTTGATGATCGGTTTGGATCGCCTTTTCGAGAACTTTCCAATGATCAAATGCTTGCGCTGGTAACAGTTGCCAATGAAGGGAAAGTTACTCATGCCCGCCTTAAGGATATGACGACAGCTCATCCTCGAGATTTGAGTCAAGTGCTGTCTTCCCTTGTTAGAGATGGTTTTCTTGAATCTGACGGTGCTACGCGAGGTACTTTCTACTTTTTTCCAGGTGAGCCGCCCTGCTCAGACGACAATTTAGTAGAACATAGCTACAGGTTAGATATTGAGTCATCAGGAAAAGATTTATTGTCAAGCTCCGATCATTTGCCCGCAAGCTCCGATCATTTGCCCGCAAGCTCCGATCATTTGTCATCTCTTTCTGCACTCGCAGCTCCTGTCAGAGAAAAAGGTAAGGCTTCAAAAGAGTTAATGCAGGAAGTAATTCTAAAACTTTGTCGCAAACAATTTTTAACCCAAAAAGAGTTGGCAGAGCTTTTGGATCGTTCTCCAAATACATTAAGAACTAGCTATTTGAATCAGATGGTAAGTGATGGTCAATTAGAACTTAAATATCCCGATAAGCTAACGCATCCGTATCAGGCTTATCGCACTAGAAGAGCATAA
- a CDS encoding lysylphosphatidylglycerol synthase transmembrane domain-containing protein, with protein MKRIISIFVSLIILGIIYWKIDFSRLLQVLQNSNGWWMAISLSMVIPLTLLTAWRLQQLMPTGTRLGFGEANRLILAASVLNMVLPSKMGDIAKAFFMKERGHINGSLSLSLVVFEKACDLLSLLLWCVFGLIFYSQQNWLFWLMTASVSLGLLFGVLLLASQQFAQIFFDIGKFVLPKLRLKLEKLQFSWGQMHNYFWCDRTHLLLIVTTSIFIWFLHLLQIWLFILAINAWTPFLANLALSPLAILAGLLPLTFAGVGTRDAALIVFYQPYFNAPTAAALGLLCTSRYIIPAIAGIPFLGQYLTILQTIRNKK; from the coding sequence ATGAAAAGAATTATTTCTATCTTTGTTAGTCTCATCATCCTGGGAATTATTTATTGGAAAATTGACTTTTCTCGGTTGCTACAAGTTTTACAAAATAGCAATGGTTGGTGGATGGCGATTAGTTTGAGCATGGTTATTCCATTAACTCTCCTCACTGCATGGAGATTGCAACAATTAATGCCTACAGGTACACGATTAGGATTTGGTGAGGCAAATCGTTTAATTTTGGCAGCAAGTGTTTTGAATATGGTCTTACCATCAAAAATGGGGGACATTGCCAAAGCTTTTTTTATGAAAGAAAGAGGACATATAAATGGTTCGCTATCCTTATCTTTAGTCGTCTTTGAAAAAGCTTGCGATCTGCTTTCATTACTTTTATGGTGTGTATTTGGATTAATATTCTACTCACAGCAAAACTGGCTATTCTGGCTAATGACAGCTAGTGTTAGCTTAGGATTACTTTTCGGTGTGCTGTTACTTGCTTCACAACAATTTGCCCAAATCTTTTTTGATATCGGTAAATTTGTCTTACCAAAATTGAGATTAAAGCTAGAAAAGCTACAGTTCTCTTGGGGGCAGATGCACAATTATTTTTGGTGCGATCGCACTCACTTATTACTAATAGTTACAACTTCTATATTTATTTGGTTTTTACATTTATTACAAATCTGGTTGTTTATTCTTGCTATTAATGCCTGGACACCCTTTTTGGCTAACCTCGCATTATCTCCGTTAGCAATTTTAGCAGGGTTATTACCTTTAACTTTTGCCGGAGTGGGAACTCGTGATGCTGCACTTATTGTATTTTATCAACCTTATTTCAATGCCCCAACAGCAGCAGCTTTAGGATTGCTGTGTACTTCACGATACATTATACCAGCGATCGCTGGTATACCTTTTCTAGGACAATATTTAACAATATTACAAACTATACGCAATAAAAAATAG
- a CDS encoding glycosyltransferase family 2 protein, producing MTKLIIQIPCYNEERTLGITLAALPRKLPGIDCIEWLVIDDGSRDRSIEVAKAYGVDHIIHFPTNQGLAKAFMAGLETSLKAGADIIVNTDADNQYCAEDIPKLIQPILLHQAEIVIGARPIWQTKQFSLSKKLLQKLGSWVVQIASNTKVPDAPSGFRAFSREAALRLNVFNNYTYTLETIIQAGQKGIAIASVPIHTNPVMRPSRLVKNTPRYVVRSLFTILRIFMIYQPLRFFLILGSLPFSVGVLLGIRWLLFFFFETSTRTRVPSLILTAILILIGFQLWMFGLVADLMAANRRLVEEVQLRMRRSDAHKRGEEF from the coding sequence ATGACCAAACTCATTATTCAAATTCCTTGCTATAACGAGGAACGCACACTAGGAATCACGCTTGCAGCCCTACCCCGCAAGTTACCTGGAATTGATTGTATTGAGTGGTTAGTTATTGATGATGGCAGTCGCGATCGCTCTATTGAAGTAGCCAAAGCCTATGGCGTCGATCATATTATTCATTTTCCAACAAACCAAGGCTTAGCCAAAGCATTTATGGCAGGGTTAGAAACTAGTCTCAAAGCTGGGGCAGATATTATTGTTAACACTGACGCAGATAATCAATACTGTGCTGAAGATATTCCTAAGCTGATTCAACCGATTCTATTACACCAAGCAGAAATTGTCATTGGTGCTAGACCAATTTGGCAAACAAAGCAGTTTTCGTTATCTAAAAAACTGTTGCAAAAATTAGGTAGTTGGGTAGTTCAAATTGCCAGTAATACTAAGGTTCCTGATGCGCCAAGTGGTTTTCGAGCATTTAGTCGAGAAGCTGCATTACGACTCAATGTATTTAATAACTATACCTATACATTAGAAACAATTATTCAAGCTGGGCAAAAAGGTATTGCGATCGCCTCGGTACCAATTCACACAAACCCAGTCATGCGTCCCTCACGGCTAGTCAAAAATACGCCTAGGTATGTTGTGCGATCGCTTTTTACTATTCTGCGCATTTTTATGATTTATCAACCACTACGCTTTTTCCTCATTTTAGGTAGCCTACCATTTAGTGTTGGAGTATTGTTAGGAATTCGCTGGTTGCTATTCTTTTTCTTTGAAACTTCTACACGTACGCGAGTACCAAGTTTAATTCTCACAGCTATCTTAATTTTGATTGGTTTTCAGTTGTGGATGTTTGGTTTAGTTGCAGACTTAATGGCAGCAAATCGCAGACTAGTAGAAGAAGTTCAGTTACGAATGCGGCGGAGTGATGCACACAAGAGGGGCGAGGAATTTTAA
- the bchM gene encoding magnesium protoporphyrin IX methyltransferase: MNAADDKTIVKDYFNSTGFDRWRRIYCGGEVNKVQLDIRNGHQQTVETVLNWLQDDNLAGMSICDAGCGVGSLSIPLAQAGARVYASDISEKMVGEAQDRAVAELANTDNLTFTVQDLEHLSGKYHTVICLDVLIHYPQDQAAEMISHLCSLAESRLLLSFAPKTPALSLLKKIGSFFPGPSKATRAYLHKEADVVKILNSQGLTIQRQAMTRTRFYFSRILEAVRT, encoded by the coding sequence ATGAACGCAGCAGACGATAAAACAATAGTCAAGGATTACTTTAACTCTACGGGGTTTGATCGCTGGCGACGAATTTATTGCGGCGGTGAAGTCAATAAAGTACAACTCGATATCCGTAACGGACATCAACAAACCGTCGAAACAGTTCTCAATTGGCTACAAGACGATAATTTAGCAGGAATGTCGATTTGTGATGCAGGTTGTGGTGTGGGAAGTCTGAGTATTCCCTTGGCGCAAGCTGGGGCAAGAGTGTACGCGAGTGACATTTCAGAAAAGATGGTGGGAGAAGCGCAAGATCGCGCTGTGGCAGAATTAGCTAACACAGATAATCTCACCTTTACGGTACAAGATTTAGAACATCTTAGTGGCAAATATCATACTGTGATTTGTTTGGACGTGCTAATTCACTACCCACAAGATCAAGCAGCAGAGATGATTTCGCATTTATGTTCGTTAGCCGAATCGCGCTTGCTTCTTAGCTTTGCCCCTAAAACTCCTGCCTTGAGTTTACTGAAAAAGATTGGTAGTTTCTTTCCAGGACCTAGTAAAGCCACTCGTGCTTATTTACACAAAGAAGCTGATGTTGTGAAAATTCTCAATAGCCAAGGTTTGACAATCCAACGCCAAGCAATGACACGCACTCGCTTTTACTTTTCTCGTATTTTAGAAGCTGTTCGTACTTGA
- a CDS encoding HepT-like ribonuclease domain-containing protein — protein MEKQQIVFHRKHVKSPESSSLKTGVRKRNIVLHEYANVNLGIVWNTVQSRVLESETS, from the coding sequence TTGGAGAAGCAGCAAATCGTATTTCACAGGAAACACGTCAAATCTCCTGAATCATCTTCCTTAAAGACGGGTGTTCGGAAGCGGAATATTGTGTTACATGAATATGCAAATGTGAACCTTGGCATCGTTTGGAATACCGTTCAATCTAGGGTATTGGAATCAGAAACCAGCTAA